A single Muntiacus reevesi chromosome 9, mMunRee1.1, whole genome shotgun sequence DNA region contains:
- the LOC136175451 gene encoding olfactory receptor 4A47-like, producing MEPRHNVTYFVLLGLTQNPKEQKVIFVMFFFFYISTLMGNLVIIVTITVSKTLNSPMYFFLASLSFMDVTYSSCITPRLISDLFLGEKIISFESCMTQLFTEHFFGGSEILLLLVMAYDRYVAICKPLHYLVIMRQRVCVALLVVSWVGGFLHSVIQLSTVYGLPFCGPNIIDHFMCDMFPLLKLVCTDTYLIGILVLANGGLICTLGFLLLLISYGVILHSLKNLSQEGRRKALQTCVSHVTVVVCFFVPSIFVNARPAKTFPIDKSLSVFYTVISPMLNPLIYSLRNSELTSAMKKLWRRNIISHFK from the coding sequence ATGGAACCAAGGCACAATGTAACTTACTTTGTCCTTCTGGGCCTCACTCAGAATCCAAAGGAACAGAAAGTAATTTTTGTTATGTTCTTCTTCTTCTACATTTCGACCCTGATGGGTAACCTGGTCATTATTGTGACTATAACtgtcagtaagaccctgaactcaccgatgtacttttttcttgctagcttatcatttatggatgtcaCTTATTCTTCTTGTATTACACCTAGACtgatttcagacttgttcttaggggaaaaaatcatatCATTTGAATCTTGCATGACTCAGttgtttacagagcacttttttgGTGGATCTGAGATCCtacttctgctggtgatggcctatgaccgctacgtggccatctgtaagcccttgcattatctggtgatcatgaggcagagggtgtgtgttgcgctgctggtggtgtcctgggttggaggttttctgcactcagtGATTCAGCTCAGCACTGTTTAcgggctcccattctgtggccccaatatCATTGATCACTTTATGTGTGACATGTTCCCTTTACTGaaactcgtctgtactgacacctatCTCATTGGCATCTTAGTGCTGGCtaatggaggactgatctgcactctTGGTTTTCTGCTCTTACTCATCTCCTACGGAGTtatcctgcactctctgaagaacctgagtcaggaagggaggcggaaagccctccagacctgtgttTCCCACGtcactgtggttgtctgcttTTTTGTTCCCTCTATATTTGTAAATGCAagacctgctaagaccttccccattgacaaatcattgagtgtgttttatacagtcatcagtcccatgctgaacccattaatctacagtctaagaaaCTCTGAGTTAACTAGTGCTATGAagaagctctggagaaggaacatcATATCTCATTTTAAGTAA